A single region of the Syntrophotaleaceae bacterium genome encodes:
- the corA gene encoding magnesium/cobalt transporter CorA, with translation MRPGVKQQKNRSRKKLLPKTSHKAGRPPGTLIHIGEAPSEPVGIQVMDYDLQHLTEQTISDPGECLAFTKSATTTWINLNGVHQLEVLEKIGTDFGLHSLVLEDIANTEHRPKAEDFDTYFFLVLKMLHLDETTGIRTEQISLILTEKLVLSFQQRPGDVFDGVRERLRNGKGRIRRMGADYLAYALLDAVVDSYFGILEQIGEQIEQLEDELVVQPTPRTLEKIHHFKREMILLRKAVWPLRELINGLQRSESSLISETTGIFLRDVYDHTINIIDTVETFRDILSGLLDLYLSSISNRMNEVMKVLTIIATIFIPLTFIAGIYGMNFEHMPELHWRWSYPLLWLFMLAMAGGMFFYFRKKHWL, from the coding sequence ATGCGTCCCGGGGTCAAACAGCAGAAAAATCGATCGCGCAAAAAACTGTTGCCCAAAACCTCTCACAAGGCTGGCCGACCGCCCGGCACCCTGATCCACATCGGCGAAGCGCCAAGCGAACCGGTTGGAATCCAGGTCATGGATTACGACCTTCAGCATCTGACCGAACAGACAATCAGCGATCCCGGGGAATGCCTTGCTTTCACGAAATCGGCCACCACGACCTGGATCAACCTGAACGGCGTCCACCAACTCGAGGTGTTGGAAAAAATCGGCACCGACTTCGGTCTGCACTCCCTGGTACTGGAAGATATTGCCAACACCGAACACCGGCCGAAGGCCGAAGACTTCGACACCTATTTTTTCCTGGTTCTGAAAATGCTGCACCTCGACGAGACTACGGGAATTCGCACCGAGCAGATCAGCCTGATCCTGACGGAGAAATTGGTGCTATCCTTTCAGCAGCGCCCGGGAGATGTCTTCGACGGAGTGCGGGAGAGGTTGCGCAACGGCAAGGGACGCATCCGCAGAATGGGGGCCGATTATCTGGCCTATGCCCTCCTGGATGCCGTCGTCGACAGCTATTTCGGCATCCTGGAACAGATCGGCGAACAGATTGAACAGCTCGAGGATGAACTTGTCGTGCAGCCAACGCCGCGTACACTGGAAAAAATTCATCACTTCAAGCGGGAGATGATCCTGTTGCGCAAAGCCGTCTGGCCTCTGCGGGAACTGATCAACGGGCTGCAGAGAAGCGAGTCCAGCCTGATCAGCGAAACCACCGGTATCTTTTTGAGGGATGTCTATGACCATACGATCAACATCATCGATACGGTGGAAACCTTCCGCGACATTCTCTCCGGCCTGCTGGATCTCTATCTGTCCAGCATCAGCAACCGCATGAACGAGGTCATGAAGGTACTCACCATCATCGCTACGATCTTCATCCCGCTGACGTTCATCGCCGGCATTTATGGCATGAACTTCGAGCATATGCCGGAGCTGCACTGGCGATGGAGCTACCCTCTGCTCTGGCTGTTCATGCTGGCAATGGCCGGCGGCATGTTCTTTTACTTCCGCAAAAAACACTGGTTGTGA
- a CDS encoding type 1 glutamine amidotransferase domain-containing protein has protein sequence MMILQGKKIAVLIENIYEDLELWYPVLRFREAGAQVTIVGPERKGYQSKHGYPAQADASMDEVRGADFDAVIIPGGYAPDHMRRHDKMIELVRDAGKAGKVVAAICHGGWMLASADLVRGRQVTCFFAIKDDLINAGASYVDREVVRDGNIITSRKPEDLPAFSRTIIEALIEKDRG, from the coding sequence ATGATGATTTTGCAGGGGAAAAAGATTGCTGTACTGATCGAAAATATTTACGAGGACCTGGAATTGTGGTATCCCGTACTCCGTTTCCGGGAGGCCGGCGCGCAGGTGACGATTGTCGGCCCGGAACGCAAGGGGTACCAGTCCAAGCACGGTTATCCTGCCCAGGCCGACGCATCCATGGATGAAGTGCGGGGCGCGGACTTCGACGCCGTCATCATTCCCGGCGGCTATGCGCCCGACCATATGCGCCGTCACGACAAGATGATCGAACTGGTCCGGGACGCCGGAAAAGCCGGCAAGGTCGTGGCCGCCATCTGCCACGGCGGATGGATGCTGGCCTCCGCCGATCTGGTGCGGGGCCGCCAGGTGACCTGCTTTTTTGCCATAAAAGACGATCTGATCAACGCCGGTGCCAGCTATGTCGACCGGGAAGTGGTGCGGGACGGCAACATCATCACCTCCCGCAAACCAGAAGACCTGCCGGCCTTCAGCCGAACCATTATCGAGGCATTGATCGAGAAAGACAGGGGCTAG
- a CDS encoding histidine kinase dimerization/phosphoacceptor domain -containing protein, translating into MQDLEKGFCENIFQNAPMGIFRSTLDGRFVRANPAMAAIFKYDSPEELIGHVNKSGIAEVLYEEPARREEILREILQDREWKTFIERMRCRDGRVIPCYLHLRSVPTKNQGVELEGFVEDDTARTVTEKRLHESLVEKELLLKEIHHRIKNSLQVISSLLYLQSRKISDPEIVQHFVESQNRIYSMALAHELLYRNEKLSDVQLPDYVRNLVQRIEQALKPKEKQVNCRVSVVEIPMDIQQVIPCGLLITELVSNALKHGFPGDRSGTVNVSLLHRDDRFCLEVRDDGIGLPQDLDLDKPNSLGMQLVRALTLQLDGTLEQVRGNGTLIKVVFPVLYSKGSVRL; encoded by the coding sequence TTGCAGGATCTGGAAAAGGGTTTTTGCGAAAACATCTTCCAAAATGCTCCCATGGGCATATTCCGCTCCACTCTGGATGGCCGGTTTGTCCGGGCGAATCCGGCGATGGCTGCCATATTCAAGTACGACTCCCCCGAAGAATTGATAGGGCATGTCAATAAATCCGGTATTGCCGAGGTCCTGTATGAGGAACCCGCCCGAAGAGAGGAAATCCTCCGCGAGATTCTGCAGGATCGGGAATGGAAAACTTTTATAGAACGCATGCGTTGCCGAGACGGCCGGGTGATTCCCTGCTATTTACACCTTCGTTCGGTCCCGACGAAAAATCAAGGTGTGGAGCTGGAAGGATTCGTCGAAGATGACACTGCGCGGACCGTGACGGAAAAGCGCCTTCATGAGTCCCTGGTCGAGAAGGAATTATTGCTGAAGGAGATTCACCATCGGATCAAAAACAGTCTTCAGGTCATATCCAGTTTGCTTTATCTCCAGTCCAGAAAAATCAGCGATCCGGAGATTGTGCAGCATTTTGTAGAAAGCCAGAATCGAATCTATTCCATGGCCCTGGCACATGAACTGCTGTACCGAAACGAAAAGTTGTCCGATGTTCAGCTGCCTGATTACGTCAGGAATCTTGTGCAAAGGATTGAGCAGGCTCTGAAACCGAAAGAAAAACAGGTCAACTGCCGGGTGTCTGTAGTGGAAATCCCTATGGATATCCAACAGGTCATTCCCTGCGGGCTGCTGATCACGGAACTGGTGTCCAATGCCCTGAAACACGGCTTTCCCGGTGACCGCTCCGGGACCGTAAATGTGAGCCTGCTGCATAGGGACGATCGGTTCTGCCTGGAGGTCCGGGACGATGGCATCGGACTGCCGCAGGACCTGGATCTGGACAAGCCGAATTCACTGGGGATGCAACTGGTGAGGGCATTGACGTTACAACTTGACGGTACCCTGGAGCAGGTCAGGGGGAACGGTACCCTTATAAAGGTGGTCTTTCCCGTTCTGTATTCAAAAGGAAGCGTCCGTTTATGA
- the serA gene encoding phosphoglycerate dehydrogenase, which yields MKILVAEKLAKEGLLILEKEPKIELDVKTDLSREELLKVIDQYEGLVVRSATKADRELLEAGKNLKIVARAGVGLDNVDLKAASERGIIVCNAPFGNVNSVIEHTMALILAACRKLTKADNSLKSGSWDRNSIKASELQGKVAGVIGISKIGGGVATRLKAFGCEVIGADPYVSEKRAQDLGIRLVSLDELIRTSDIITAHVPLTEETRNLLGAEQFAMMKNGVLIFNTARGGVINEPALLEALESGKVAGAGIDVWSEEPPKSELVKKLIAHEKVISIPHLAASSIEAQINVAIDVAKDIVRYQHEQPLVYAANIPRFDSAEMDRMRPFLSLVNVMAELVAQLADSNLNKITFTYQGEVANLDCKPLTVCGLASLLNNKVEQDVNMVNAALIADDMGIVVEEVKETEPATFSNSVSICIEGPQIRRYIAGTHFEGQPRIVQMRDYRVDFAPEEHMLVITYKDRPGMIGKIGQVMGEHEINIAAMNLGRQEKQGEAMVILSLDSPVPANVVEEIGKVVEANFIKYLHLVKAAALH from the coding sequence ATGAAAATCCTGGTAGCTGAGAAACTGGCCAAGGAAGGCCTGCTGATACTCGAAAAAGAGCCGAAAATCGAACTGGACGTGAAAACCGACCTGAGTCGGGAGGAACTCCTGAAGGTCATCGATCAGTACGAAGGGCTGGTCGTGCGCAGTGCCACCAAGGCCGACCGGGAATTGCTGGAAGCAGGCAAAAACCTCAAAATCGTCGCACGCGCCGGAGTGGGGCTCGACAATGTCGATCTCAAGGCCGCCAGCGAAAGGGGCATCATCGTCTGCAACGCCCCCTTCGGCAACGTCAACAGCGTCATCGAGCATACCATGGCGCTGATCCTGGCCGCCTGCCGTAAATTGACCAAGGCCGACAACAGTTTGAAAAGCGGCTCCTGGGATCGCAATTCGATCAAGGCCAGCGAACTGCAGGGCAAGGTTGCCGGGGTGATCGGGATCAGCAAGATCGGCGGCGGAGTGGCCACACGCCTGAAGGCCTTCGGCTGTGAGGTAATCGGCGCGGATCCCTACGTCTCGGAAAAACGCGCCCAGGATCTCGGCATCCGCCTGGTGTCTCTGGATGAATTGATCAGAACCTCCGACATCATCACCGCCCACGTTCCCCTCACCGAGGAAACCCGCAATCTTTTGGGAGCGGAACAGTTTGCCATGATGAAAAACGGCGTGCTGATCTTCAACACCGCCCGCGGAGGGGTCATCAACGAACCCGCCCTGCTGGAAGCCCTGGAGAGCGGCAAGGTTGCCGGTGCCGGCATCGACGTCTGGAGCGAGGAACCGCCCAAAAGCGAACTGGTGAAGAAACTGATCGCCCACGAAAAGGTGATCTCCATTCCTCATCTCGCCGCCTCCAGCATCGAGGCCCAGATCAATGTCGCCATCGATGTGGCCAAGGACATCGTCCGCTACCAGCATGAACAGCCTCTGGTCTATGCCGCCAATATCCCGCGTTTCGACAGCGCCGAGATGGATCGGATGCGCCCGTTCCTGAGCCTGGTCAACGTCATGGCGGAACTGGTCGCGCAACTGGCCGATTCAAATCTCAACAAGATCACCTTCACCTATCAGGGGGAAGTGGCCAACCTCGACTGCAAACCGCTCACCGTTTGCGGCCTGGCTTCCCTGCTCAACAACAAGGTCGAACAGGACGTCAATATGGTCAATGCCGCCCTGATCGCCGACGACATGGGCATCGTCGTGGAAGAGGTCAAGGAAACGGAGCCTGCGACCTTTTCCAACTCCGTATCGATCTGCATCGAAGGTCCCCAGATCCGGCGCTATATTGCCGGCACCCACTTCGAAGGGCAGCCCCGCATCGTTCAGATGCGCGACTACCGGGTCGATTTTGCGCCCGAAGAGCATATGCTGGTCATCACCTACAAGGACCGTCCCGGCATGATCGGCAAGATCGGCCAGGTCATGGGCGAGCACGAAATCAACATCGCCGCCATGAACCTCGGCCGCCAGGAAAAACAGGGGGAGGCCATGGTCATCCTCTCCCTCGACTCCCCCGTACCCGCCAACGTGGTCGAGGAGATCGGCAAGGTGGTCGAAGCCAACTTCATCAAATACCTGCATCTGGTCAAGGCGGCAGCCCTGCATTAA
- a CDS encoding DUF523 and DUF1722 domain-containing protein — translation MDKIRLGISACLLGQQVRYNGGHQLDHFLRDTLGQFVEFVPVCPEVEMGLPIPRETLRLVGDGDSPRLVFSQSGGDVTEQMKEWASGRLDELAREDLCGFVFKAKSPSSGMERVKVYDRNGVPTKKGVGLFARLFMERFPLLPVEEDGRLHDPRLRENFIEGIFTFRRWRSLLSGGVQVSRIVEFHSRHKLLLMSHNIELARQMGKLVARAGQVPPEELLEAYQGLLMKTVRLPATPAKHVNVLMHALGYFKRQLTADEKQEMLELLERYREKVVPLSVPVTLLNHYVRKYRPPYLAEQVYLHPHPVELHLRMGL, via the coding sequence ATGGATAAAATTCGTCTCGGCATCAGTGCCTGCCTCCTGGGACAGCAGGTCAGGTATAACGGGGGCCACCAACTCGATCATTTTTTGCGTGACACCCTCGGTCAATTCGTCGAGTTTGTCCCGGTCTGTCCGGAGGTCGAAATGGGGCTGCCGATACCCCGGGAGACTCTCCGCCTGGTGGGCGATGGTGATTCCCCCCGCCTGGTGTTCTCCCAAAGCGGCGGCGACGTTACCGAACAGATGAAGGAATGGGCTTCCGGGCGATTGGACGAACTGGCCAGGGAGGATCTGTGTGGTTTCGTTTTCAAGGCCAAGTCGCCGAGCAGCGGCATGGAGCGGGTCAAAGTCTATGACCGCAATGGTGTGCCGACCAAAAAAGGGGTGGGCCTGTTCGCTCGCCTGTTCATGGAGCGTTTTCCGCTTCTGCCCGTAGAAGAGGACGGACGATTGCACGACCCGCGGCTGCGGGAAAATTTCATCGAAGGAATTTTCACCTTTCGCCGCTGGCGCAGTCTGCTTTCCGGAGGAGTACAGGTTTCGAGGATAGTCGAATTCCATTCCCGGCACAAATTGCTGTTGATGTCGCACAATATTGAACTGGCCAGGCAGATGGGCAAGCTGGTTGCCCGGGCAGGGCAGGTTCCGCCCGAGGAACTGCTGGAGGCGTACCAGGGGCTATTGATGAAGACGGTCCGTCTGCCGGCCACTCCGGCAAAACATGTCAATGTCCTCATGCACGCCCTGGGTTATTTCAAGCGCCAGCTGACCGCCGATGAAAAGCAGGAAATGCTCGAGCTTCTCGAACGTTATCGGGAAAAGGTCGTACCATTGAGCGTGCCTGTGACCCTGCTCAATCACTATGTAAGAAAATATCGCCCCCCCTACCTGGCGGAGCAGGTCTACCTCCACCCTCATCCCGTCGAACTCCATCTCCGCATGGGATTGTAG
- a CDS encoding 4Fe-4S binding protein, translating to MARGYKWGLGLVVPAVLALGWKYPLIGFVVPVVVISALVTSRFRGRFFCGNYCPRGSFFDTWLSLSGRRKRFPKFFRSLKLRIPVMLMLFGFMALRIAQDPGNWRHWGLVFWQMCLVTTIIGISLGLLFRPRSWCALCPVGTLERLIGGGRSPLAIDSTCVACGICESRCPLQLPIVQDRVAGRITAPDCLKCDACLAACPKKAISHT from the coding sequence ATGGCAAGGGGTTACAAATGGGGGCTGGGCCTGGTGGTGCCCGCGGTTTTGGCTTTGGGATGGAAATACCCCCTGATTGGATTTGTCGTGCCCGTTGTGGTGATATCCGCACTGGTGACCAGCCGTTTCCGGGGCCGCTTCTTTTGCGGCAACTATTGCCCGCGGGGAAGCTTCTTCGATACCTGGCTTTCCCTTTCCGGAAGAAGAAAAAGGTTTCCCAAATTTTTCAGAAGTTTGAAATTACGTATTCCGGTCATGCTCATGCTTTTTGGTTTTATGGCGCTCAGAATCGCACAGGATCCGGGCAACTGGAGGCATTGGGGGCTGGTTTTCTGGCAGATGTGCCTGGTCACCACCATCATCGGCATCAGTCTGGGACTGCTGTTCCGTCCCCGGTCCTGGTGTGCCCTTTGCCCCGTGGGAACCCTGGAGCGACTGATCGGCGGTGGCCGTTCCCCTCTGGCTATCGATTCAACCTGTGTAGCCTGCGGCATCTGTGAATCACGTTGCCCCCTGCAGCTGCCAATTGTACAGGATAGAGTTGCCGGCCGCATAACCGCCCCGGATTGTCTAAAATGCGATGCCTGTCTCGCGGCCTGCCCCAAAAAGGCCATCAGTCATACCTGA
- a CDS encoding deoxyribodipyrimidine photolyase, which yields MQPIPAERLFIANQQPISEGGHYILYWMRAARRTGWNFALQHALHQAVVLAKPLLILETLACDEPLASLRHHHFALDGMAVNARRLRDKPALYYPFVERGPQEIAGLMEELARTSCLIITDDHPLLWMRKELNDMAERLPVRLDAVDGNGLLPLQAADRDFTRAYSFRRFLQQLLPGHLFLLPEADPWRDIELPPPRAIPKKILQRWPQADPGLLDPGRRIPADLPLALKPDRVQKTGGSEAAEQLWQDFLEEKLARYAADRNQPEQDVTSGLSPYLRWGHISSHQMVSELLQSRNWSPADLSPEQKGKRRGWWGLGENTEAFLDQLVTWRELGYIHCARNDDYDRFDALPDWAQKTLLAHADDPRPFLYDKEELESARTHDPLWNAAQRQLLTEGRLHNYLRMLWGKKILQWTRSPRQALDILIELNDRYAIDGRDPNSYSGITWCLGQFDRAWGPERPIFGKIRYMSSENTARKVSVKNYLKRYGSEDPKKTLK from the coding sequence ATGCAGCCCATACCCGCCGAAAGGCTCTTCATCGCCAACCAGCAGCCGATTTCCGAAGGGGGTCATTACATCCTCTACTGGATGCGGGCCGCGCGGCGCACCGGATGGAACTTCGCTTTGCAGCATGCCCTGCATCAGGCTGTCGTTCTGGCCAAGCCTTTGCTGATCCTCGAAACCCTGGCCTGCGACGAACCGCTGGCAAGCCTCCGCCATCATCACTTCGCCCTGGACGGCATGGCCGTCAATGCCCGGCGGCTGAGGGATAAACCGGCCCTTTATTATCCCTTCGTGGAGCGGGGGCCGCAGGAGATTGCCGGCCTGATGGAAGAACTGGCCCGCACATCCTGCCTGATTATCACCGACGATCATCCCCTCCTCTGGATGCGGAAAGAGCTGAACGACATGGCCGAGCGCCTGCCGGTCCGCCTCGACGCCGTCGACGGCAACGGCCTGTTGCCTTTGCAGGCCGCGGATCGGGATTTCACCAGAGCCTACTCCTTCCGCAGGTTCCTGCAGCAGCTGCTGCCGGGACACCTGTTCCTGCTGCCGGAAGCCGACCCCTGGCGCGACATCGAACTGCCACCGCCCCGGGCAATCCCCAAAAAGATTCTGCAGCGCTGGCCGCAGGCCGATCCGGGACTTCTCGACCCCGGCCGGCGGATCCCCGCGGATCTGCCCCTGGCCCTTAAACCAGACCGCGTTCAGAAGACCGGGGGGAGCGAGGCAGCCGAACAGCTCTGGCAGGACTTCCTTGAGGAGAAGCTGGCCCGTTACGCCGCAGATCGGAACCAGCCTGAACAGGACGTGACCAGCGGCCTGTCCCCGTACCTGCGCTGGGGGCACATCAGTTCCCACCAGATGGTTTCCGAGCTGCTGCAATCCCGCAACTGGTCTCCGGCCGACCTGTCACCCGAGCAAAAGGGCAAACGCAGAGGATGGTGGGGCCTCGGCGAGAACACCGAAGCCTTTCTCGATCAGCTCGTGACCTGGCGCGAACTCGGCTACATCCATTGTGCCCGCAATGATGACTACGACCGGTTCGACGCCCTGCCCGACTGGGCCCAAAAAACCCTCCTCGCCCATGCGGATGACCCTCGTCCCTTTCTTTACGACAAGGAGGAGCTGGAGTCGGCGCGAACCCACGACCCCCTCTGGAACGCCGCCCAGAGGCAGTTGCTCACTGAAGGGCGCCTGCACAACTACCTGCGCATGCTATGGGGCAAGAAAATTCTGCAGTGGACCCGCTCCCCCCGGCAGGCCCTGGACATCCTGATCGAGCTCAATGACCGCTACGCCATCGACGGCCGGGATCCCAACAGCTACAGCGGCATCACCTGGTGCCTGGGGCAATTCGACCGGGCCTGGGGGCCGGAACGGCCGATATTCGGCAAGATCCGTTACATGAGTTCGGAAAACACCGCCCGCAAGGTTTCGGTGAAAAATTATCTGAAGCGGTACGGGTCGGAGGACCCAAAGAAAACCTTGAAATAA
- a CDS encoding diguanylate cyclase: protein MKPRLLLVEDEAFIALEIRSRLQDMGYDVCDICAQGRDAIQKVEELNPDLVLMDIGLPGGMSGIQAAIRVREDFDIPVIYLTAHVDEEILEQARRTEPYGYLVKPFQDRELRISIDMALHKHAMMRQIRENEEKFRLVTESINDVFWLNSLDLKKLLYVNPAYEVIWGRSCESLYRNPLSFLEMVHYQDREQVIEALSANPERGLEIEYRLVADDRRIRWIKDRRFPVMDRQGYPCRLAGIAMDITEQKVAQEKLLELNRQLERQATHDPLTGLPNRRLFIDRLEQALAHARRFGGRVGMLFIDLDGFKHINDQLGHQAGDQTLQEVARRLGGVLRKVDTAARLGGDEFGVVLPDLVKGKDAEVVAKKIFEEISRPLEFDWGTCTVGASIGISFFPEHGCSADDLIGMADRTMYIVKQEGKGGCRVFAPQQNCVKL, encoded by the coding sequence ATGAAACCAAGGCTGCTACTGGTAGAAGACGAGGCTTTCATCGCCCTGGAAATCCGAAGCAGACTTCAGGACATGGGCTACGACGTGTGCGATATTTGCGCCCAGGGACGGGACGCCATTCAAAAGGTCGAGGAGCTGAATCCCGACCTGGTGCTGATGGATATCGGGCTGCCGGGAGGGATGAGCGGCATCCAGGCGGCTATAAGGGTGCGTGAGGATTTCGATATTCCGGTTATCTATCTGACCGCTCATGTTGACGAGGAGATCCTGGAACAGGCCAGACGGACGGAACCTTATGGGTATCTGGTCAAGCCCTTTCAGGATCGGGAACTTCGCATCAGTATCGATATGGCTTTGCACAAGCATGCCATGATGCGGCAGATACGGGAAAACGAGGAAAAATTCCGACTGGTTACGGAAAGCATCAATGATGTTTTCTGGCTCAACAGCCTGGACCTGAAAAAGCTGCTCTATGTCAATCCGGCCTACGAGGTCATCTGGGGCAGGAGCTGTGAGAGCCTCTATCGAAATCCTCTATCGTTTCTTGAAATGGTACATTACCAGGATCGGGAGCAGGTCATAGAAGCCCTTTCCGCCAACCCGGAAAGGGGTCTCGAGATCGAATACCGATTGGTCGCCGATGACCGCAGAATCCGTTGGATCAAGGACCGGCGGTTTCCGGTAATGGACCGGCAGGGATACCCATGCCGGCTGGCCGGAATCGCCATGGACATAACCGAACAGAAGGTGGCCCAGGAAAAACTCCTGGAACTCAATCGCCAGCTGGAACGCCAGGCCACCCATGATCCTCTCACCGGATTGCCCAACAGGCGGCTGTTTATCGACCGCCTGGAACAGGCCCTGGCCCACGCCCGGCGTTTTGGAGGAAGGGTCGGTATGCTTTTCATCGACCTGGACGGTTTCAAGCACATCAATGATCAGCTCGGTCATCAGGCGGGAGACCAGACGTTGCAGGAGGTGGCCCGGCGGCTGGGAGGCGTCTTGCGAAAAGTGGATACGGCAGCGCGACTGGGCGGAGACGAATTCGGCGTAGTCCTGCCGGATCTGGTCAAGGGAAAGGATGCTGAAGTCGTAGCCAAAAAAATTTTTGAGGAAATTTCCCGGCCCCTGGAATTTGATTGGGGGACGTGTACGGTGGGTGCCAGTATCGGCATCAGCTTCTTCCCGGAACATGGCTGCTCTGCCGATGATCTCATCGGCATGGCCGACCGGACCATGTACATTGTCAAACAGGAAGGCAAGGGGGGCTGTCGGGTTTTTGCCCCTCAACAGAATTGCGTCAAGCTGTGA
- a CDS encoding arylesterase translates to MNKLCRTVYVSRILLATLFLISLFLTACRNQAATPALAPDAVILAFGDSLTSGYGAAPEESYPAVLAQLTGYTVVNAGIPGEISAEGLKRLPSLLERHRPDMVILCHGANDLLRRLDSEKTMENLRQMIQAAHGARARVVLVGAPQPGLFLRTASFYPGLAAEFDIPCEEGILRDILTTPAEKSDAIHPNAAGYRRLAETLARIIGQK, encoded by the coding sequence ATGAACAAGCTTTGCCGAACTGTTTACGTAAGCCGGATCCTCCTCGCGACTCTGTTTCTTATATCCCTGTTCCTTACGGCTTGCCGAAATCAGGCCGCCACTCCAGCCCTGGCTCCCGACGCCGTCATCCTCGCCTTCGGCGACAGCCTGACCTCCGGTTACGGGGCCGCTCCCGAAGAGAGTTATCCGGCCGTATTGGCGCAATTGACCGGCTATACCGTGGTCAATGCGGGAATCCCGGGAGAAATCAGCGCCGAGGGGCTGAAGCGTCTCCCCTCGCTGCTCGAACGCCATCGACCGGACATGGTCATCCTTTGCCATGGAGCCAATGATCTGCTGCGCCGCCTCGATTCCGAAAAAACCATGGAGAACCTGCGGCAGATGATCCAAGCCGCTCATGGAGCGCGCGCACGGGTGGTGCTGGTCGGGGCTCCTCAACCGGGTCTGTTTTTGCGCACAGCTTCTTTTTATCCCGGATTGGCTGCCGAATTCGACATTCCCTGTGAAGAGGGTATTCTGCGTGACATCCTGACGACACCCGCTGAAAAAAGCGATGCCATTCACCCCAATGCCGCCGGGTATCGGCGACTCGCAGAAACGCTGGCCAGAATCATCGGGCAAAAATGA
- the ald gene encoding alanine dehydrogenase, translating into MENMIVGVPKEIKPREYRVGITPAGVRSLVEDGRTVLVEQDAGIGSGLTNEQYQEAGAKLVSLASELYARAELIVKVKEPQIEEYDLMQPGQTLFTYLHLAANPGLTQVLLDRKITGIAYETVQTDDGHLILLQPMSEIAGRMSVQIGAHYLQKENGGRGVLLAGAPGVRPGKVVVLGAGSVGSNAVRIAVGMGADVTVLDIDPTRLALLDDHYGNHILTLIANSQNIEDEVRRADLVVGAVLVAGARTPVLVDDSLVGKMNEGSVIIDVAVDQGGCIATTRPTTHDAPIHLVHGVLHYGVANMPGAVSRTSTYALTNSTLPYARKIAYLGPERAMQEDGVLRRGLNTHAGGVCLKAVAESLDMPFEPSTACCE; encoded by the coding sequence ATGGAGAATATGATCGTAGGCGTTCCCAAGGAAATAAAGCCTCGTGAATACCGGGTGGGAATCACCCCTGCGGGGGTTCGCTCCCTGGTCGAGGACGGTCGGACCGTGCTGGTGGAACAAGATGCCGGAATCGGTAGTGGGTTGACCAATGAGCAATATCAGGAGGCCGGAGCAAAGCTGGTCTCCTTGGCTTCGGAGCTGTATGCCCGGGCGGAGTTGATCGTCAAGGTCAAGGAGCCTCAGATCGAAGAGTACGACCTGATGCAGCCCGGTCAGACCCTGTTTACCTACCTGCACCTGGCGGCGAATCCCGGCCTGACCCAAGTTCTGCTGGACAGGAAGATCACCGGCATCGCCTATGAAACGGTACAGACCGACGACGGTCACCTCATTCTGCTGCAGCCCATGAGCGAAATCGCCGGCCGCATGTCGGTACAGATCGGAGCCCACTACCTGCAGAAGGAAAACGGCGGCCGCGGGGTCCTTCTGGCTGGAGCGCCTGGAGTCCGGCCCGGCAAGGTGGTGGTTCTCGGGGCCGGATCGGTGGGAAGCAATGCTGTTCGCATCGCCGTCGGCATGGGTGCGGACGTCACCGTACTCGATATCGATCCGACCCGCCTTGCCCTGCTCGATGACCATTACGGCAACCATATCCTGACCCTCATCGCCAATTCTCAGAATATCGAGGACGAGGTGCGACGGGCCGATCTGGTCGTTGGCGCCGTTCTGGTCGCCGGGGCCCGAACTCCTGTCCTCGTGGACGATAGTCTGGTAGGCAAAATGAACGAAGGGAGCGTCATTATCGACGTCGCTGTGGATCAGGGCGGCTGCATCGCCACCACCCGGCCCACCACCCACGACGCCCCGATTCACCTGGTCCACGGCGTGCTCCATTACGGTGTCGCCAACATGCCGGGTGCGGTCAGTCGCACAAGTACCTATGCCCTGACCAACAGCACTCTGCCCTATGCCCGCAAAATCGCATATCTGGGGCCGGAGCGCGCCATGCAGGAGGACGGGGTTCTGCGCCGGGGACTCAATACCCATGCGGGCGGCGTCTGTCTCAAAGCAGTGGCCGAGTCCCTCGACATGCCCTTTGAACCTTCGACGGCCTGTTGTGAATAA